A window of the Enterobacteriaceae bacterium 4M9 genome harbors these coding sequences:
- the sohB gene encoding protease SohB, with protein MDLIINYGLFLARVATVVVAIAIVALILTNLAMRRKQQRGVLEVTRLNKQYQDINDTMQSALLDDHQRKVWQKAQKKRLKQENKEAKEKAKRGDDVATKPVLYVLDFKGSMDAHEVGALREEVGAVLSAYKPNDEVLLRLESPGGVVHGYGLAASQLQRLRSRGIPLTAAVDKVAASGGYMMACVANTIVSAPFAIVGSIGVVAQVPNFHRLLKRNDVDVELHTAGQYKRTLTLFGENTEEGREKFREELNETHQLFKAFVADMRPSLDIEQVATGEHWYGSQARDKGLVDEISTSDDWLLARLEQFDVVQVRYITRKSLTDRVTKSLMLNADRLLLRWWQRGEKPLL; from the coding sequence GTGGATCTGATTATTAATTATGGATTATTTCTGGCCCGTGTTGCGACGGTGGTGGTGGCTATCGCCATAGTGGCGCTGATTCTTACCAATCTGGCAATGCGCAGAAAGCAGCAGCGTGGCGTGCTGGAGGTAACCCGCCTGAATAAGCAGTACCAGGACATCAACGACACCATGCAGAGCGCGCTGCTTGACGATCACCAGCGTAAGGTGTGGCAAAAAGCGCAGAAAAAGCGCCTCAAGCAGGAAAATAAAGAAGCAAAAGAGAAAGCAAAGCGTGGCGATGATGTAGCGACGAAGCCGGTGCTGTATGTTCTCGATTTCAAAGGCAGTATGGATGCCCATGAGGTGGGTGCGCTGCGAGAAGAAGTGGGGGCCGTGCTGTCGGCGTATAAACCCAATGATGAAGTGCTGCTGCGTCTTGAAAGCCCGGGCGGTGTGGTACACGGCTACGGTCTAGCTGCCTCGCAGCTGCAACGCCTGCGCAGCCGTGGTATCCCTCTGACGGCGGCGGTCGATAAAGTGGCCGCCAGCGGCGGTTATATGATGGCCTGCGTTGCCAACACTATCGTTAGTGCGCCGTTTGCTATTGTTGGCTCTATTGGTGTTGTGGCGCAGGTACCGAACTTCCATCGGTTGCTCAAGCGTAACGATGTGGATGTGGAGCTGCATACCGCCGGGCAGTACAAACGCACGCTAACGCTATTTGGTGAAAACACTGAAGAGGGGCGCGAAAAATTCCGTGAAGAGCTAAACGAAACTCACCAGCTGTTTAAAGCGTTTGTGGCCGATATGCGCCCGTCGCTTGATATTGAACAGGTGGCTACCGGTGAACACTGGTATGGCAGCCAGGCCAGGGATAAAGGACTGGTCGATGAAATCAGCACCAGCGACGACTGGTTGCTGGCGCGCCTTGAACAGTTTGACGTTGTTCAGGTGCGTTACATAACGCGTAAAAGCCTGACCGATCGCGTGACAAAAAGCCTCATGCTAAACGCTGACAGGCTGCTGCTGCGCTGGTGGCAGCGCGGTGAAAAACCGCTGCTGTAA
- a CDS encoding YciN family protein — protein MHGETQPIDKETLLTEANKLIRDHEDYLKGMEATDVVQQNGVLIFRGEYFLDEQGLPTAKSTAVFNMFKHLAHVLSEKYHLAS, from the coding sequence ATGCACGGTGAAACCCAACCCATAGACAAAGAAACGTTACTGACCGAAGCCAATAAATTGATACGCGATCATGAGGATTACCTCAAGGGCATGGAAGCGACAGATGTCGTCCAGCAAAACGGCGTGCTGATTTTCCGCGGCGAATACTTCCTTGATGAGCAAGGCCTGCCAACAGCAAAAAGCACGGCGGTATTTAATATGTTTAAACACCTCGCGCACGTGCTGTCAGAAAAGTATCACCTCGCGTCATAA
- a CDS encoding YciK family oxidoreductase — protein sequence MHYQPKTDLLDNRIILVTGASDGIGREAALTYARYGASVILVGRNEDKLRAVAQEINQHGLPAAQWLVLDYDKADAASCQQFGQRLASLVPRLDGVLHNAGILGDIVPMTEQKPEVWERVMQINVNVTFYLTQALLPLLLKSDSGSLVFTSSSVGRQGRASWGAYAVSKFATEGMMQVLAEEYRHRNLRVNTINPGGTRTKMRASAFPQEDPNKLKTPRDLMPLYLWLMGDDSRRKTGMCFDAQPGRKPGIAE from the coding sequence GTGCATTACCAACCCAAAACCGACCTGCTCGACAACCGTATTATTCTGGTCACCGGCGCCAGCGACGGTATTGGCCGCGAAGCCGCACTCACCTACGCGCGCTACGGCGCAAGTGTGATTCTGGTCGGTCGTAACGAAGACAAATTGCGCGCCGTCGCGCAGGAAATCAACCAACACGGCCTGCCTGCTGCCCAGTGGCTGGTGCTGGATTATGACAAGGCCGATGCCGCAAGCTGCCAGCAGTTTGGCCAGCGGCTGGCCTCACTGGTGCCGCGCCTGGACGGCGTACTGCACAACGCCGGTATTCTCGGCGACATCGTGCCAATGACCGAGCAAAAGCCTGAGGTCTGGGAGCGCGTGATGCAGATTAACGTTAACGTCACCTTTTACCTGACTCAGGCGCTGCTGCCGCTGCTGCTTAAATCCGACTCAGGGTCGCTGGTGTTTACCAGCTCCAGCGTGGGCCGCCAGGGGCGCGCCAGTTGGGGGGCTTATGCGGTATCCAAATTTGCCACCGAAGGCATGATGCAGGTGCTGGCCGAAGAGTATCGCCACCGCAATCTGCGGGTGAACACCATCAACCCAGGCGGCACCCGAACTAAAATGCGCGCCAGTGCGTTCCCGCAGGAAGATCCCAATAAGCTCAAGACCCCACGCGACCTGATGCCACTTTATTTGTGGCTAATGGGCGACGACAGCCGCCGCAAAACCGGTATGTGTTTTGACGCCCAGCCGGGCCGCAAGCCGGGAATAGCCGAATGA
- a CDS encoding YmiA family putative membrane protein, giving the protein MISDVDCMRSAMSSKKDMPSQRDPELKRKAWLAVFAVSALFWLVVALLAWKFWG; this is encoded by the coding sequence ATGATTAGTGATGTCGATTGTATGAGGTCAGCAATGTCATCAAAAAAGGATATGCCGTCGCAGAGGGACCCTGAACTGAAGCGTAAAGCATGGTTAGCCGTTTTTGCGGTTTCAGCGCTGTTCTGGCTGGTTGTGGCGCTCCTGGCGTGGAAATTCTGGGGTTAA
- the cysB gene encoding HTH-type transcriptional regulator CysB: MKLQQLRYIVEVVNHNLNVSSTAEGLYTSQPGISKQVRMLEDELGVQVFARSGKHLTQVTPAGEEIIRIAREVLSKVDAIKAVAGEHTWPDKGSLYVATTHTQARYALPGVIKGFIERYPRVSLHMHQGSPTQIAEAVSKGNADFAIATEALHLYDDLVMLPCYHWNRSIVVTPDHPLASKGKVGIEELAQYPLVTYTFGFTGRSELDTAFSRAGLTPRIVFTATDADVIKTYVRLGLGVGVIASMAVDPVADPDLVRLDAQDIFSHSTTKIGFRRSTFLRSYMYDFIQRFAPHLTRDVVDTAVALRSNEDIEAMFRDIKLPSR; this comes from the coding sequence ATGAAATTACAGCAGCTTCGCTATATTGTTGAGGTGGTGAATCATAATCTCAACGTCTCCTCAACAGCGGAAGGTCTTTACACCTCACAGCCTGGCATAAGTAAACAGGTGAGGATGCTTGAGGATGAGCTGGGCGTTCAGGTTTTTGCCCGCAGCGGTAAACACCTTACTCAGGTGACGCCAGCAGGCGAGGAAATCATCCGTATTGCACGCGAAGTGCTGTCAAAAGTGGATGCTATCAAAGCCGTAGCAGGAGAGCATACCTGGCCGGACAAAGGCTCCTTGTATGTGGCTACCACCCACACGCAGGCACGTTACGCGCTGCCCGGCGTGATTAAGGGATTTATCGAGCGCTATCCGCGCGTATCGTTGCACATGCACCAGGGCTCGCCCACGCAGATTGCGGAAGCGGTCTCAAAGGGTAATGCTGATTTCGCCATTGCAACCGAAGCACTGCACCTGTACGACGACCTGGTGATGCTGCCGTGCTACCACTGGAATCGCTCGATTGTGGTGACGCCGGATCATCCGCTGGCGTCAAAAGGGAAAGTGGGAATTGAAGAACTGGCGCAGTATCCGCTGGTGACATACACCTTCGGCTTTACCGGGCGCTCTGAGCTGGACACCGCGTTTAGCCGCGCCGGACTGACGCCGCGCATCGTTTTTACTGCGACCGATGCCGATGTAATTAAGACCTATGTGCGGCTTGGGCTGGGTGTTGGGGTGATTGCCAGCATGGCGGTGGATCCCGTGGCGGACCCGGACCTGGTGCGCCTGGATGCGCAGGACATTTTCAGTCACAGCACGACGAAAATTGGCTTTCGCCGCAGTACTTTTCTGCGTAGCTATATGTATGATTTTATTCAGCGCTTTGCGCCGCATCTTACTCGTGACGTGGTGGACACGGCGGTGGCGCTACGCTCCAATGAAGATATCGAAGCGATGTTTCGCGATATTAAACTGCCTTCCCGCTAA
- the ribA gene encoding GTP cyclohydrolase II, whose translation MQLKRVAECKLPTPWGDFLMVGFEELATGQDHVALVYGDTSGSAPVLARVHSECLTGDALFSLRCDCGFQLEAALTRIAEEGRGILLYHRQEGRNIGLLNKIRAYALQDQGYDTVEANHQLGFAADERDFTLCADMFKLLGVEAVRLLTNNPRKVEILTEAGINIVERVPLIVGRNPKNERYLDTKAARMGHLLSE comes from the coding sequence ATGCAGCTTAAACGTGTGGCAGAGTGCAAACTGCCAACCCCCTGGGGCGATTTCCTGATGGTGGGTTTTGAAGAACTGGCAACCGGACAGGACCATGTCGCACTGGTTTATGGTGACACCAGCGGCAGCGCCCCAGTGCTGGCGCGCGTGCATTCCGAATGCCTTACCGGCGATGCCCTGTTCAGCCTGCGCTGCGATTGCGGTTTCCAACTGGAGGCTGCGCTGACGCGCATTGCTGAAGAAGGTCGCGGTATTCTGCTTTATCACCGTCAGGAAGGCCGCAATATCGGCCTGCTGAATAAAATCCGCGCCTATGCGTTGCAGGACCAGGGCTACGATACGGTGGAAGCTAACCATCAGCTCGGGTTTGCTGCTGACGAGCGCGACTTCACCCTGTGTGCCGATATGTTTAAACTGCTAGGCGTAGAAGCCGTGCGCCTGCTCACCAACAACCCACGCAAGGTCGAGATCCTGACTGAAGCCGGTATTAACATTGTTGAGCGCGTACCGCTGATAGTCGGTCGCAATCCAAAAAACGAACGCTATCTTGATACCAAAGCCGCACGCATGGGGCATCTGCTTTCTGAGTAA
- the topA gene encoding type I DNA topoisomerase, producing MGKALVIVESPAKAKTINKYLGNDYVVKSSVGHVRDLPTSGSTQKKSADSDSTKTAKTTKKVKKDERGALVNRMGIDPWHDWTAHYEVLPGKEKVVSELKSLAEKADHIYLATDLDREGEAIAWHLREIIGGDEKRYSRVVFNEITKNAIQQAFEKPGELNIDRVNAQQARRFMDRVVGYMVSPLLWKKIARGLSAGRVQSVAVRLVVEREREIKAFVPEEYWEVDASLSTPKGDTLPVQVTHQNDKPFRPVTRDETMAAVSVLEKARYSVLEREDKPTSSKPGAPFITSTLQQAASTRLGFGVKRTMMMAQRLYEAGYITYMRTDSTNLSQDALNMVRDYIDGNFGSEYLPKAANQYASKENSQEAHEAIRPSDVNVLAEALKDMEADAQKLYQLIWRQFVACQMTPAKYDSTTLTVEAGDFRLKARGRTLRFDGWTKVMPALRKGDEDRTLPPVNKGDTLSLIELLPAQHFTKPPARFSEASLVRELEKRGIGRPSTYASIISTIQDRGYVRVESRRFYAEKMGEIVTDRLEENFRDLMNYDFTAQMEDNLDQVANHEKEWKRVLDNFFSDFSEKLETASKDPEDGGMRPNPMVLTSIDCPTCSRPMGIRTASTGVFLGCSGYALSPKERCKTTINLVPENEVLNVLEGDDAETNALRAKRRCPKCGTAMDSYLIDPKRKLHVCGNNPACDGYEIEEGEFRIKGYDGPVVECEKCGSEMHLKMGRFGKYMACTNEECKNTRKILRNGEVAPPKEDPVPLPELPCEKSDAYFVLRDGAAGVFLAANTFPKSRETRAPQVAELYRFRDRLPEKLRYLADAPQEDPQGNKTIVRYSRKTKQQYVASEKEGKATGWSAFFIDGKWVEAKK from the coding sequence ATGGGTAAAGCTCTCGTCATCGTTGAGTCACCGGCAAAGGCCAAAACAATCAACAAATATCTCGGCAATGACTACGTGGTGAAATCGAGCGTAGGGCATGTCCGCGATCTGCCGACCAGTGGTTCAACTCAGAAAAAGAGCGCCGACTCTGACTCCACCAAAACGGCTAAAACGACGAAAAAGGTCAAAAAGGATGAACGCGGCGCCCTGGTAAATCGCATGGGCATCGACCCCTGGCATGACTGGACTGCACATTACGAAGTGCTGCCGGGAAAAGAAAAAGTGGTTTCAGAGCTGAAATCACTGGCCGAGAAAGCCGACCACATTTATCTCGCAACCGACCTTGACCGCGAAGGGGAAGCCATTGCCTGGCACCTGCGGGAAATCATCGGTGGCGACGAAAAACGCTACAGTCGCGTTGTCTTTAACGAAATCACCAAAAACGCTATCCAGCAGGCCTTTGAAAAACCAGGCGAGCTGAATATTGACCGCGTAAACGCACAGCAGGCGCGCCGCTTTATGGACCGCGTGGTGGGCTATATGGTGTCACCGCTGCTGTGGAAGAAAATTGCCCGCGGTCTGTCAGCCGGGCGCGTACAGTCCGTTGCCGTGCGTCTGGTGGTGGAACGCGAGCGCGAAATCAAGGCGTTTGTACCGGAAGAATACTGGGAAGTGGACGCCAGTTTGTCCACTCCGAAAGGCGATACGCTGCCAGTTCAGGTCACGCACCAGAACGATAAGCCGTTCCGTCCGGTCACCCGTGACGAAACCATGGCGGCGGTGAGCGTACTGGAAAAAGCGCGCTACAGCGTGCTTGAACGTGAAGACAAACCGACCAGCAGCAAGCCAGGTGCACCGTTTATTACCTCTACGCTCCAGCAGGCGGCAAGTACTCGCCTTGGCTTTGGCGTGAAAAGAACCATGATGATGGCCCAGCGTCTTTATGAGGCAGGCTACATCACTTATATGCGTACCGACTCAACTAACCTGAGCCAGGACGCACTGAATATGGTGCGCGACTATATTGACGGTAACTTTGGCAGTGAGTATCTGCCAAAAGCGGCTAACCAGTACGCCAGTAAAGAGAACTCACAGGAAGCGCACGAAGCGATTCGTCCTTCTGACGTGAATGTGCTGGCTGAAGCGCTTAAGGACATGGAAGCCGACGCGCAGAAACTCTATCAGCTGATCTGGCGCCAGTTTGTTGCCTGCCAGATGACACCGGCAAAATACGACTCCACCACGTTGACCGTTGAAGCGGGCGATTTCCGCCTCAAAGCGCGTGGGCGTACGCTGCGTTTTGACGGCTGGACTAAAGTCATGCCTGCACTGCGCAAGGGTGATGAAGACCGCACGCTGCCGCCGGTTAACAAAGGCGATACGCTGAGCCTCATTGAACTGCTGCCAGCACAGCACTTCACCAAGCCGCCGGCGCGTTTTAGCGAAGCATCGCTGGTGCGTGAGCTGGAAAAACGCGGTATTGGTCGTCCGTCTACTTATGCTTCCATCATCTCGACTATTCAGGATCGTGGTTACGTGCGCGTGGAAAGCCGTCGTTTTTACGCCGAGAAAATGGGTGAGATTGTCACCGATCGCCTGGAAGAGAACTTCCGCGATCTGATGAACTACGACTTTACCGCGCAGATGGAAGATAACCTGGACCAGGTGGCGAACCACGAGAAAGAGTGGAAACGCGTGCTGGACAACTTCTTTAGCGACTTTAGCGAGAAACTGGAGACGGCGAGTAAAGACCCGGAAGACGGCGGTATGCGCCCAAACCCGATGGTACTGACCAGCATTGACTGCCCGACCTGCTCGCGCCCGATGGGGATTCGCACCGCCAGCACTGGCGTTTTCCTCGGTTGCTCCGGCTATGCGCTGTCACCAAAAGAGCGCTGCAAAACCACCATTAATCTGGTGCCGGAAAACGAAGTGCTCAACGTGCTGGAAGGGGATGACGCAGAAACCAATGCGCTGCGCGCTAAACGTCGCTGCCCGAAATGCGGCACAGCGATGGACAGCTACCTTATCGATCCGAAGCGTAAGCTGCACGTCTGTGGTAACAACCCAGCCTGTGACGGTTACGAGATTGAAGAAGGCGAATTCCGCATTAAGGGCTACGATGGCCCGGTTGTTGAGTGCGAGAAATGCGGTTCTGAAATGCACCTGAAAATGGGGCGCTTTGGCAAGTACATGGCGTGCACCAACGAAGAGTGTAAGAACACCCGCAAGATCCTTCGCAATGGTGAAGTGGCACCGCCGAAAGAAGATCCGGTACCGCTGCCGGAGCTGCCGTGCGAGAAGTCAGATGCGTACTTTGTACTGCGTGACGGTGCGGCTGGTGTGTTCCTTGCGGCTAATACCTTCCCGAAATCGCGTGAAACCCGCGCGCCGCAGGTAGCTGAGCTGTATCGCTTTCGCGACAGGCTGCCGGAGAAGCTGCGCTATCTGGCCGATGCGCCGCAGGAAGACCCGCAGGGCAATAAAACCATCGTGCGCTACAGCCGTAAGACGAAACAGCAGTACGTCGCATCAGAAAAAGAAGGCAAAGCGACCGGTTGGTCCGCATTCTTTATCGACGGCAAGTGGGTCGAGGCTAAAAAATAA
- the pgpB gene encoding phosphatidylglycerophosphatase B: MLPIARRTALAALLLLIIPVLTLLWGWQWQPGSDSRWLKAMYWVTETVTQPWGLITHVVLFCWFLWCLRFRLKAALVLFALLGGAILLGQGAKSVIKEQVQAPRPYVVWLEKSRSVPVEQFYNLKRKARSELVARQLEKETQVPAWLRSHWQNETGFAFPSGHTMFAASWALLAVGLLWPRRRVVTIVVLMVWACAVMSSRMLLGMHWPRDLIAATLISWLLVTIACWLTQRLCGPLAPPREEQVEIAERHDSEG, encoded by the coding sequence ATGCTGCCTATCGCCAGACGTACCGCGCTTGCGGCGCTGCTGTTGCTCATTATTCCGGTACTGACCTTGCTTTGGGGTTGGCAGTGGCAACCAGGTTCAGATTCTCGCTGGCTGAAGGCCATGTATTGGGTCACAGAAACGGTTACGCAACCCTGGGGGCTCATCACGCACGTTGTGTTGTTTTGCTGGTTTTTATGGTGTCTGCGCTTTCGGCTTAAGGCGGCGTTGGTGTTGTTTGCGCTGCTGGGTGGGGCCATCCTGCTGGGGCAGGGGGCAAAGTCGGTGATTAAAGAGCAGGTTCAGGCACCGCGTCCGTATGTGGTGTGGCTGGAAAAATCCCGTAGCGTTCCGGTTGAGCAGTTCTACAATTTAAAGCGTAAGGCACGCAGCGAGCTTGTGGCGCGTCAGCTGGAGAAAGAAACGCAGGTCCCGGCCTGGCTGCGCAGTCACTGGCAGAATGAAACCGGTTTTGCTTTCCCTTCCGGACACACGATGTTTGCTGCCAGCTGGGCGTTGCTTGCGGTGGGGCTGCTATGGCCGCGTCGCAGGGTGGTGACCATTGTCGTACTCATGGTGTGGGCATGCGCGGTAATGAGTAGCCGTATGCTGCTCGGCATGCACTGGCCGCGGGATCTCATTGCCGCAACGCTGATTTCCTGGCTGCTGGTCACAATTGCCTGCTGGCTTACGCAGCGCCTGTGTGGACCGCTGGCACCGCCACGTGAAGAGCAGGTTGAAATAGCTGAACGTCATGACTCCGAGGGCTGA
- the acnA gene encoding aconitate hydratase AcnA, translated as MSSSLHEACREILQVNNKNYRYYSLAKAESLLGELSRLPKSLKVLLENLLRWQDGDSVTHKDIQALADWLKTAHAEREIAYRPARVLMQDFTGVPAVVDLAAMREAVKRLGGNVDKVNPLSPVDLVIDHSVTVDHFGDDDAFGANVKLEMARNHERYVFLRWGQQAFSRFSVVPPGTGICHQVNLEYLGKTVWSEEQNGETVAYPDTLVGTDSHTTMINGLGVLGWGVGGIEAEAAMLGQPVSMLIPDVVGFKLTGKLREGITATDLVLTVTQMLRKHGVVSKFVEFYGDGLDSLPLADRATIANMAPEYGATCGFFPVDGVTLDYLRLSGRSDEQVALVEAYAKAQGMWRNMGDEPVFTSTLALDMGEVEASLAGPKRPQDRVALGEVPKAFKASEELELNTAGKARPPVAYTLDGKREQLPDGAVVIAAITSCTNTSNPSVLMAAGLLAKKAAECGLVRKPWVKASLAPGSKVVSDYLAKAKLTPYLDALGFNLVGYGCTTCIGNSGPLPEPIEQAIRQADLTVGAVLSGNRNFEGRIHPLVKTNWLASPPLVVAYALAGNMNVNLVSEPLGEDKTGKPVYLKDIWPSTQEISQAVAQVSTAMFRKEYAEVFEGTPEWKQIEVETSDTYGWQEDSTYIRLTPFFNEMRAQPEPVKDIHGARLLAILGDSVTTDHISPAGSIKADSPAGRYLQSHGVARDDFNSYGSRRGNHEVMMRGTFANIRIRNEMVPGVEGGMTRQLPGNNVVAIYDAAMAYKEQGVPLAVIAGKEYGSGSSRDWAAKGPRLLGIRVVIAESFERIHRSNLIGMGILPLEFPQGVTRKTLKLSGEERIDISNLAALKPGATVPVMLTYADGHTEQVDCRCRIDTATELTYYQNDGILHYVIRNMLN; from the coding sequence ATGTCGTCATCCCTACACGAAGCCTGCCGGGAGATACTGCAGGTAAACAATAAAAACTACCGTTATTACAGTCTGGCAAAAGCCGAATCCCTTCTGGGCGAGCTATCCCGCCTGCCAAAATCCCTAAAAGTCCTGCTCGAAAACCTGCTGCGCTGGCAGGATGGCGACTCCGTCACGCACAAAGACATCCAGGCGCTGGCTGACTGGCTGAAAACGGCTCATGCAGAGCGGGAAATTGCCTACCGCCCGGCGCGTGTATTAATGCAGGATTTTACCGGTGTACCGGCGGTGGTGGATCTTGCCGCCATGCGCGAGGCGGTCAAACGTCTGGGCGGTAACGTGGACAAGGTTAACCCGCTGTCGCCGGTTGACCTCGTTATTGACCACTCGGTCACAGTCGATCATTTTGGTGATGACGATGCGTTTGGTGCCAACGTTAAGCTTGAGATGGCGCGCAACCATGAGCGCTATGTGTTCCTGCGTTGGGGCCAGCAGGCCTTCAGCCGCTTTAGCGTTGTGCCACCTGGCACCGGCATCTGCCATCAGGTTAACCTGGAATACCTGGGTAAAACCGTGTGGAGTGAAGAGCAAAACGGCGAGACAGTGGCTTACCCTGACACGCTGGTCGGTACCGACTCCCACACCACGATGATTAACGGCCTTGGCGTGCTGGGTTGGGGAGTGGGGGGGATTGAAGCTGAGGCGGCGATGCTCGGCCAGCCGGTTTCGATGCTGATCCCGGATGTGGTGGGTTTTAAACTCACGGGTAAGCTGCGCGAGGGCATTACCGCTACCGACCTGGTGCTGACCGTAACGCAGATGCTGCGTAAGCACGGCGTGGTCAGTAAGTTTGTTGAATTCTATGGCGATGGCCTGGACTCGCTGCCGCTGGCAGACCGTGCGACCATCGCGAACATGGCGCCGGAATATGGCGCGACCTGCGGCTTTTTCCCGGTGGATGGCGTGACGCTTGATTACCTGCGCCTGAGCGGGCGCAGTGATGAACAGGTCGCGCTGGTGGAGGCGTATGCCAAAGCGCAGGGCATGTGGCGCAACATGGGCGACGAGCCGGTCTTTACCAGTACGCTTGCGCTGGATATGGGTGAGGTCGAGGCAAGTCTTGCCGGGCCGAAACGTCCGCAAGACCGGGTGGCACTGGGTGAGGTGCCAAAGGCATTCAAGGCCAGCGAAGAGCTGGAGCTCAATACCGCTGGCAAAGCTCGCCCGCCTGTTGCGTATACGCTTGACGGCAAGCGTGAGCAACTGCCCGACGGTGCCGTGGTTATCGCGGCCATAACCTCCTGTACCAACACCTCCAACCCCAGCGTGCTGATGGCCGCGGGCCTGCTCGCGAAGAAAGCCGCAGAGTGTGGACTGGTACGCAAACCCTGGGTAAAGGCATCGCTGGCGCCCGGCTCGAAGGTGGTGTCGGACTATCTGGCGAAAGCAAAACTAACGCCGTATCTCGATGCGCTGGGTTTTAACCTTGTCGGCTATGGGTGTACGACCTGTATTGGTAACTCTGGCCCACTGCCGGAGCCAATTGAACAAGCCATTCGCCAGGCAGACCTGACAGTTGGTGCGGTGCTTTCCGGCAACCGCAACTTTGAAGGGCGCATTCATCCGCTGGTCAAAACGAACTGGCTGGCATCACCGCCGTTGGTGGTCGCATATGCGCTGGCGGGCAACATGAATGTGAATCTGGTGAGCGAGCCGTTGGGTGAGGACAAAACCGGCAAACCGGTCTACCTCAAGGATATCTGGCCGTCGACGCAGGAAATCAGTCAGGCAGTAGCGCAAGTGTCTACGGCGATGTTCCGTAAGGAATACGCTGAGGTGTTCGAAGGGACGCCAGAGTGGAAGCAGATTGAGGTCGAAACGTCAGACACCTATGGCTGGCAGGAGGATTCCACCTACATTCGCCTGACGCCGTTCTTTAATGAGATGCGCGCGCAGCCAGAACCTGTGAAAGATATTCACGGTGCGCGGCTACTGGCCATACTGGGTGATTCAGTCACAACCGACCATATCTCACCTGCGGGCAGCATCAAAGCCGACAGCCCGGCAGGGCGTTACCTCCAGTCGCACGGCGTTGCGCGTGATGACTTTAACTCTTACGGATCGCGGCGTGGCAACCATGAAGTGATGATGCGCGGCACGTTTGCCAATATCCGTATTCGTAATGAGATGGTGCCGGGCGTGGAAGGGGGTATGACGCGTCAGCTGCCGGGAAACAACGTGGTGGCTATTTACGACGCGGCGATGGCCTATAAAGAGCAGGGCGTCCCGCTGGCGGTGATCGCAGGTAAAGAATACGGTTCAGGCTCAAGCCGGGACTGGGCAGCCAAAGGCCCACGCCTGCTGGGTATTCGTGTGGTGATTGCCGAATCCTTCGAGCGTATTCATCGCTCTAACCTGATTGGTATGGGCATATTGCCGCTGGAGTTCCCGCAGGGTGTTACGCGAAAAACGCTTAAGTTAAGCGGTGAAGAGCGCATTGATATCAGTAACCTGGCCGCACTCAAGCCAGGGGCGACGGTGCCCGTCATGCTGACCTATGCTGACGGCCATACTGAGCAGGTGGACTGCCGTTGCCGCATTGATACGGCAACCGAACTCACCTACTACCAGAACGACGGTATTTTGCACTATGTGATTCGCAACATGCTGAACTAA
- a CDS encoding LapA family protein has translation MKYLVILLLVLAIFIVSVTLGAQNGTQVHFNYLLAQGNFSISTLLAVLFGAGFVIGWVICGLFWLRVRVSLMRAERRIKKLEQQLIASNVVGTPTTMPEPVKE, from the coding sequence GTGAAATACTTAGTGATCTTATTGCTGGTCCTGGCGATATTCATCGTTTCAGTGACGCTGGGGGCGCAAAATGGCACTCAGGTGCACTTTAACTACCTTCTTGCGCAAGGTAACTTCAGCATTTCGACGCTGCTGGCAGTGCTGTTTGGTGCGGGCTTTGTCATTGGCTGGGTCATTTGTGGCCTGTTCTGGTTGCGCGTTCGAGTTTCGTTAATGCGTGCAGAGCGTCGAATCAAAAAACTGGAACAGCAGCTTATCGCCTCAAACGTTGTAGGTACGCCAACAACCATGCCTGAACCAGTGAAGGAATAA